From the genome of Torulaspora globosa chromosome 2, complete sequence, one region includes:
- a CDS encoding porin (ancestral locus Anc_2.254), translating into MAPPFFSDINKGVNDLLNRDFYHTSVAAVDVSTIAKNGVKFDLKAKQTVKDGPLAANIETKVSDKATGLTLTQGWSNSNNLNTKIELADVTPGLKTELVTSLVPGVSKAAKLNVNFVQPFFTARGAFDLLKGPSFVGDLTLAHEGIVGGAEIGYDITGGSLSRYAVALGYSAGDYSLGLSIDNAQLTTVSFFQKVSPILQVGAKAISTPKQLANVNIEFATLYLPDPTSQVKAKVADSGIVALAYKQQLRPGVTLGVGASFNALNLSEPVHKIGSSLSFSA; encoded by the coding sequence ATGGCTCctcctttcttctccgaTATCAACAAAGGTGTCAATGATCTGTTGAACAGAGACTTTTACCACACTTCCGTTGCTGCCGTGGATGTCAGCACCATTGCCAAGAATGGCGTCAAGTTTGACTTGAAGGCTAAGCAAACCGTCAAGGATGGTCCATTGGCTGCGAACATTGAGACCAAGGTCTCAGACAAGGCTACTGGGTTGACTTTGACCCAGGGCTGGTCCAACTCGAACAACTTGAACACTAAGATCGAGCTGGCTGATGTTACCCCTGGCTTGAAGACCGAGTTGGTCACCTCCTTGGTTCCAGGTGTGTCTAAGGCTGCCAAATTGAACGTCAACTTTGTGCAACCATTTTTCACCGCTAGAGGTGCGTTCGATCTGTTGAAGGGGCCTTCTTTTGTTGGTGACCTGACTTTGGCTCACGAGGGCATTGTCGGCGGTGCCGAGATCGGCTACGACATCACCGGCGGCTCTTTGTCTCGTTACGCGGTTGCTTTGGGTTACTCCGCTGGCGACTACTCGTTGGGTTTGTCCATTGACAACGCTCAGTTGACCACTGTTtccttcttccagaagGTGAGCCCAATCTTACAAGTCGGTGCCAAGGCCATTTCCACTCCTAAGCAATTGGCTAACGTCAACATCGAGTTTGCTACGTTGTACTTGCCAGACCCAACTTCTCAGGTCAAGGCCAAGGTTGCTGACTCCGGTATTGTCGCTTTGGCCTACAAGCAACAATTGAGACCGGGCGTCACTTTGGGTGTCGGTGCTTCTTTCAACGCTTTGAACTTGTCCGAGCCAGTTCACAAGATCGGTAGCTCTTTGTCTTTCTCCGCCTAG
- the VAC7 gene encoding Vac7p (ancestral locus Anc_2.255) — protein MQWLMTMELIESKYGERIRRDWDCGGSCRVTGRDRDNLKSFAGMVEDDNKLIVETETVEAPVSSLLIASTAAGNPANASGGGGSRMAYKEVSEVGVAVPGIKTVVGNTVGSRNDASSSLKKVDGAASGSNINLIDHNPMSPHVGQASLRNKKSSLLIDSSNDDRPKGDDEVKGRMVEADSRIGAGGGTGLRKHMDEIANANRDEAESHQGRPAGDGELGASRAFQSSKASSAVPTPLMLPVASHSIAGVTVPPTSMVSATSGTQANRAAESKPFNKIMERPSVTVASSRELLRDEELLRKKGGSNAREDQVAGGPIKPSATHAEDHDIDSLHKPTKADFFAARLASAVGENDISDSEETFIYESAANSTKNAIGTLAVDQQNDHSPQAQHGIASKMSVPVLSSNAKLLTRLKNTRHTSMSALPTGMGTKQPANIESFNSKTEAPPHGGSMAPPTTSTLNAEQDSVRSSNVHRAGKPADAHSIRSVTSETWSPDKRLSLTSVTKGANGPAKQGHSSRKPSISNSTLRHVSSSQAGTARGKFAANNASKPEPEGTPNACNKRNLRTTASKIFDANGAPLRRYSGVPDDINLEDFIEQSNGHLMPSVSNQKEERQKVNSESNHLTDKRFSRDMMDQDHRRTIQEVEGEDNGDEDDMHSMFYYNHRGDLEARPQISDYEEDPEAMEDDHHDDKYFNVTFNTGLGNSNSRQPRLFESGFSPADIHFQTSHLGNGPSNGQGQNTNINEQTPLRHRKQFSRAQLSYSPHNFYTRKSSWAKIKHCVYFTFVVISLLTTGFILGFLLATNKELQDFNIVLMDNVLSSSDELLFDITVSAFNPGFFAIGVQDVNLDIFAKSAYISKNIQGSSELNSPTRETILLGTVYTLETPLKFEGGFIRRNYDVSVSTVKLFDPGSKQDLPDGDEREMTTSTAVKRSKDDVQRWKLLIKHEYELIVRGSMQYRVPFFRNSKSVAVQNSVEVRPGKDDDEDGDDDET, from the coding sequence ATGCAATGGCTAATGACGATGGAGTTAATCGAGAGCAAGTATGGCGAACGAATAAGAAGGGACTGGGATTGTGGTGGTAGTTGTCGAGTGACAGGTAGAGATCGAGATAATCTGAAGTCTTTTGCTGGTATGGTAGAAGATGATAACAAGCTGATAGTCGAGACCGAGACCGTGGAGGCGCCCGTGTCGAGCCTGTTGATTGCCAGCACTGCGGCTGGCAATCCCGCGAACGCTAGCGGGGGAGGTGGTAGTCGTATGGCTTATAAGGAAGTGTCGGAAGTTGGCGTTGCGGTTCCAGGGATCAAGACAGTTGTCGGCAATACGGTGGGATCGAGAAACGATGCGAGTTCATCGTTGAAAAAGGTAGACGGAGCTGCGTCTGGGTCGAATATCAATCTTATCGATCATAATCCGATGTCGCCGCATGTGGGACAGGCGTCGCTGCGcaacaagaagagctcTTTGTTGATAGACTCGTCGAATGATGACAGGCCGAAGGGTGATGATGAGGTAAAGGGTAGGATGGTGGAGGCGGATTCGAGGATTGGTGCGGGCGGTGGCACGGGATTGAGGAAACATATGGATGAGATCGCTAATGCGAACCGTGACGAGGCGGAAAGTCACCAGGGGCGGCCGGCTGGGGACGGTGAGCTGGGGGCTTCGCGAGCGTTTCAATCGTCAAAGGCAAGTTCCGCGGTTCCAACGCCTTTGATGCTACCGGTGGCTAGTCATTCCATCGCGGGTGTTACGGTGCCGCCGACGTCAATGGTGAGCGCCACGTCGGGCACTCAGGCAAATAGGGCGGCAGAGTCGAAGCCGTTTAACAAGATTATGGAGAGGCCTTCCGTAACCGTTGCGAGCTCGAGGGAGCTGCTTCGGgatgaagagctgctgaggaagaagggCGGTAGTAATGCCAGAGAAGATCAGGTTGCCGGGGGGCCGATCAAGCCATCGGCAACGCATGCTGAGGACCATGACATCGACTCGCTGCATAAGCCAACGAAGGCAGATTTTTTCGCTGCCAGATTGGCATCCGCGGTCGGTGAAAATGATATCAGTGATTCTGAAGAGACCTTCATATACGAGTCCGCCGCCAACTCGACAAAGAATGCCATAGGAACACTTGCGGTTGATCAACAAAATGATCACAGTCCACAAGCGCAGCATGGGATTGCCTCCAAGATGAGCGTTCCGGTTTTGAGCAGTAATGCCAAGTTATTGACGCGGTTGAAAAACACAAGGCATACTAGTATGAGTGCTCTTCCAACGGGCATGGGAACCAAGCAACCGGCTAATATCGAAAGCTTCAATAGCAAAACCGAAGCTCCTCCCCATGGTGGCTCTATGGCTCCCCCAACGACCTCGACGCTAAATGCGGAGCAGGACAGCGTACGATCTTCAAATGTACATCGTGCTGGCAAGCCAGCGGATGCTCACTCTATCAGGTCTGTCACATCGGAAACGTGGTCTCCCGATAAAAGATTGAGTCTCACGTCCGTGACAAAAGGAGCCAACGGCCCTGCCAAGCAAGGCCACTCTTCGCGTAAACCGTCGATATCGAACTCGACACTGCGAcatgtttcttcttcacagGCAGGTACTGCGAGGGGCAAATTCGCAGCCAACAATGCATCCAAACCAGAGCCAGAGGGTACTCCGAATGCATGCAACAAGAGAAATCTGCGCACGacagcttcaaagatcttCGATGCGAACGGCGCTCCCCTGAGGCGATATTCCGGTGTCCCCGACGACATCAACCTGGAGGATTTTATAGAGCAATCAAACGGCCACCTAATGCCCAGTGTCAGTAATCAAAAGGAAGAGAGGCAGAAGGTTAATAGTGAGTCCAATCACCTTACGGACAAAAGATTCAGCCGAGATATGATGGACCAAGATCACAGACGCACCATCCAGGAGGTGGAAGGCGAGGATAACGGCGACGAAGATGACATGCATTCTATGTTTTACTATAACCACCGGGGTGACTTGGAAGCCAGACCACAAATCTCAGACTATGAGGAAGACCCAGAAGCGATGGAGGACGATCATCACGATGACAAGTATTTTAACGTGACGTTCAACACTGGTCTTGGGAACTCGAACAGCAGACAACCGCGGCTTTTTGAATCTGGATTTTCACCAGCGGATATCCATTTCCAGACAAGCCATTTAGGCAATGGCCCCAGCAATGGTCAGGGACAAAATACGAACATCAACGAGCAGACACCATTGAGACACAGAAAACAGTTCTCGAGAGCTCAATTAAGCTATTCTCCGCATAATTTCTATACCAGAAAGTCGTCGTGGGCCAAGATCAAACATTGCGTATATTTCACCTTTGTCGTCATTTCATTGCTAACCACAGGTTTCATCCTAGGGTTCCTGTTGGCCACCAACAAAGAACTGCAAGATTTCAACATAGTGCTCATGGACAATGTGCTGTCCAGTTCCGATGAGTTGCTTTTCGATATAACCGTCAGCGCTTTCAACCCCGGTTTCTTCGCCATAGGCGTACAGGACGTGAACCTCGACATCTTTGCCAAGAGCGCGTACATCTCCAAGAACATACAGGGCTCGAGCGAGCTGAATTCGCCGACAAGGGAGACCATCCTCTTGGGAACAGTCTACACTTTAGAGACCCCGCTGAAATTCGAAGGCGGTTTTATAAGAAGGAACTACGATGTCTCGGTATCTACAGTCAAACTCTTCGACCCTGGATCCAAGCAGGACCTCCCGGATGGCGACGAACGCGAGATGACAACCTCTACGGCCGTGAAACGGTCCAAGGACGATGTCCAAAGGTGGAAACTCCTGATAAAACATGAGTACGAGCTCATAGTAAGGGGAAGCATGCAGTACAGAGTTCCCTTCTTCAGAAATAGCAAGTCTGTGGCGGTGCAAAACAGTGTGGAAGTCCGCCCTGGCAaggacgatgacgaagatggcgacgatgatgaaacCTGA
- a CDS encoding dual specificity protein phosphatase family protein (ancestral locus Anc_2.256), whose product MAQEAEETMATPSSGLDIRSKSPRSLQSRNTKNLSLSIQESITSSVTDFQDAQGCVPSVVTKPIAIDREMTKNGTADQQLQSRRTEASIYALPTGARSGSTSPIYSPSGLRSPDNGVAPGDKVGRAHSLSLSVKTKELGSSLLPGERVKTMYSVFETSTPKSNHFGSKDGRSWPTGVDRGTSDVTLSYPEAIKGDAYPSGPLMVIPPNVYLYSEPKLEEILDFDVVINVAKEVPNMKQLVPGTKSISYHHVEWSHNSKISTDLDYLTDLIHKASATSKKVLIHCQCGVSRSASLVVAYIMRYHNLGLNDAYNHVKGIAKDISPNMSLIFQLMEWNELRNKTPRQPEEAETRDMSTSSTSPTNDLTIVSPESTPRTPGEFFNKVSTASSSSTASTSSTIIVSQNQSKPVALSPGLGNYLSTDISAPSPTDNFWSRFDAV is encoded by the coding sequence ATggctcaagaagcagaggagaCTATGGCAACACCCAGCAGCGGCCTGGACATTCGATCCAAGTCGCCTCGATCGTTGCAGTCTAGGAATACCAAGAACTTATCTTTGAGTATACAGGAAAGCATTACGTCCTCTGTAACAGATTTTCAGGACGCTCAGGGTTGTGTACCAAGTGTTGTTACTAAGCCGATAGCGATAGACCGTGAAATGACGAAGAATGGTACAGCAGATCAGCAATTGCAATCTAGGCGGACTGAGGCATCCATTTATGCCCTTCCTACAGGAGCCAGGTCCGGCTCTACCTCGCCGATTTACAGCCCGAGCGGACTGCGGTCGCCAGATAATGGCGTTGCGCCAGGGGATAAAGTAGGCCGGGCTCACTCTTTGTCTCTGTCGGTCAAGACGAAAGAGCTGGGGTCGAGCTTGCTGCCGGGGGAACGCGTGAAGACCATGTATTCGGTATTCGAGACCTCTACGCCTAAATCGAATCACTTCGGTTCAAAAGATGGAAGATCGTGGCCAACTGGAGTAGATCGGGGCACTAGCGACGTGACTTTGTCATATCCAGAAGCCATAAAGGGGGACGCGTATCCTTCAGGGCCATTAATGGTTATACCGCCAAACGTGTACCTTTACTCGGAGCCAAAGTTAGAGGAGATCCTGGACTTTGACGTAGTCATCAACGTGGCGAAGGAGGTCCCCAATATGAAGCAACTAGTGCCCGGGACAAAATCTATCTCCTACCACCATGTCGAGTGGAGCCACAACAGTAAGATATCGACAGACTTGGACTATCTGACAGATCTCATACACAAGGCTTCCGCGACGAGCAAGAAGGTGCTTATACATTGTCAATGCGGCGTTTCTCGTTCTGCATCCCTGGTAGTGGCATACATCATGAGGTATCACAACCTGGGCTTAAATGATGCATATAACCATGTGAAAGGCATCGCCAAGGATATCAGCCCGAACATGAGCctgatttttcagctcatgGAATGGAACGAGCTTCGCAACAAGACACCGAGGCAGCCGGAAGAGGCTGAGACTCGGGATATGTCTACCTCATCGACTTCGCCTACCAATGACCTCACCATCGTTTCGCCAGAGTCGACGCCCAGGACACCTGGagaattcttcaacaaggtCTCAACAgcgtcctcttcgtctACCGCATCTACAAGCAGCACCATAATCGTTAGCCAGAATCAGTCGAAGCCAGTCGCCCTGTCGCCAGGTCTAGGTAATTATCTGTCGACCGACATATCCGCTCCATCTCCTACAGACAACTTTTGGAGTAGGTTTGATGCTGTCTAG
- the HOS4 gene encoding Hos4p (ancestral locus Anc_2.257) — MGEPGGPSVKKRSLSSYLSNVSSRREELEKLKKQQVEEKLEEEKLEEEKQDDENQRLHLQQPEQNEQVSERDRQHACEKKADDVLQEIDQIKHQEEQEIDGVYDGARKQNSEDVIDVKANEQDARDRETKNERSEDLQTSNGPLEISRSPLDLQKDSTKSKSLTREDLHSLLKEPDGQNDPESERRGMDSGRAPKVRHNDSDEDIESDAPTEPASPPKPRRRRLIRGDKLQSMSPSHSTFDNESDSELSDIDELKSIHISSSIIHGDSSPLKSTQEDLRRKRLASSPRIEKRYSGSPRQLKPDISTPRIGRHKKGVYRDAGGRTKLQISCDKGNYDQARKLIKEENYDVNDQDNAGNTALHEAALNGHLDIVKLLTESGADVNIQSFEMFKDTPLIDASANGHLNVVKYLLAHGADPTICNAKGLTAFESIEEDSDLDENEQEIVSEIKKHLMSAAKNWKSEKATQNAAKEKHDKNSTQRLQASEESLGDFEFFWTDITSRAGKQKLLKASKEGKLSYIGSYLENGGRVDLRSFFEAVKLGHEDVASLFLAFGAQVNAVSKEGTTPLISSVGRGHVGTVKLLLEAGADPRKKDKNGRTALYYAENSPMGVVDAEEVSLIRKALQDSGATAEEMAKGVEKVKNFKQEQIESSTNRRTWKKEENNEEDDEDDDENVINVGRKRRTVSPDRSETKRQTPSIQPVKSTLAESPEHMETPEDVSETPSLEPETIKTQEETPEERELRLKAEEEYIQRRLQNKRRKEQELLKKLALDEEKREKERAEQKIKEAEKMAEEERLRQIELDNHEKELEILRRREIRSFYPLGLRLIDFNDKTDQDDFLPTYFVKLGEDQSKYVLDLQLCVILKNPGFISQLANSEKIPVAMRHRKQLWNILKTTFLYGGPKNRHLLNWEALNIQSRMHFELQEYNKFSSLPMNWIKTQDIPFDDPDTRRRVQQDMVQIALADDSDDTATSNVPRGSAKPSPRHATHLPALPNKFQKRHTVSQLLQDYNCQSFW, encoded by the coding sequence ATGGGAGAGCCTGGTGGTCCTTctgtgaagaagagatcttTAAGCAGCTACCTGTCGAATGTaagctcaagaagagaagaacttgaaaagttgaagaaacaacaggtggaagagaagctagaggaagagaagctagaggaagagaagcaaGACGACGAAAACCAAAGGTTACATCTTCAGCAGCCAGAGCAAAATGAGCAAGTTTCAGAACGAGACAGGCAGCATGCttgtgaaaagaaggcCGATGACGTACTTCAGGAAATCGATCAGATTAAGcatcaagaagagcaggaGATTGATGGTGTATATGACGGCGCTCGAAAACAGAACTCAGAGGATGTGATTGATGTAAAGGCCAATGAACAGGATGCACGAGATCGAGAAACCAAAAACGAGCGCAGTGAGGACCTCCAGACGTCTAATGGACCGCTAGAAATATCGAGGTCTCCACTTGATCTGCAGAAAGATAGTACCAAGTCAAAGTCTCTGACAAGAGAGGATTTACACTCATTGCTCAAAGAACCAGACGGACAGAATGATCCCGAGAGCGAAAGGCGCGGCATGGATTCGGGCCGAGCACCAAAGGTGAGGCACAACGATAGtgatgaagacattgaaAGTGACGCTCCCACTGAGCCAGCGTCTCCTCCCAAACCACGGCGAAGACGTCTCATCAGAGGCGACAAATTGCAATCAATGTCTCCCAGCCACTCGACATTCGACAACGAGTCTGACTCTGAGCTGTCCGACATCGATGAGCTCAAAAGCATCCATATATCTAGTAGCATCATTCATGGGGATTCATCTCCACTGAAGAGCACACAGGAAGATCTTCGCCGAAAACGGCTGGCGTCTTCTCCAAGAATTGAAAAAAGGTATTCCGGCTCACCAAGGCAGTTAAAGCCTGATATTTCAACTCCCAGGATCGGAAGACACAAGAAAGGAGTTTACAGAGACGCAGGCGGCAGGACAAAACTCCAAATTTCTTGCGACAAAGGAAATTATGATCAAGCTAGAAAACTTATAAAGGAGGAAAACTACGACGTCAATGACCAGGACAATGCAGGAAACACGGCATTGCATGAGGCAGCTTTGAACGGTCACCTGGATATAGTAAAGCTTCTGACTGAAAGCGGTGCGGATGTCAACATACAGTCTTTCGAGATGTTCAAAGATACGCCACTGATTGATGCCTCGGCTAATGGCCACCTCAACGTGGTAAAATATCTATTAGCCCACGGAGCGGATCCAACAATATGCAATGCCAAGGGATTGACTGCTTTCGAGTCGATTGAAGAGGACTCAGATCTGGATGAGAACGAACAAGAAATTGTCTCAGAAATCAAAAAACACCTAATGTCTGCTGCcaagaattggaagagtGAGAAGGCTACACAAAATGCCGCTAAAGAGAAACACGACAAGAACTCAACGCAGCGACTTCAAGCATCTGAGGAGTCGCTGGGCGACTTTGAGTTTTTTTGGACTGACATCACATCGAGGGCTGGAAAGCAGAAATTACTTAAGGCTTCAAAGGAAGGAAAACTGTCATATATCGGTTCCTATTTGGAAAATGGGGGACGTGTCGATCTCAGATCATTTTTCGAAGCAGTGAAGCTGGGCCACGAGGACGTTGCGAGCTTATTCTTAGCTTTTGGAGCTCAAGTCAACGCTGTTTCTAAAGAGGGGACTACTCCATTAATTTCGTCCGTCGGTAGAGGTCATGTTGGCACCGTGAAGCTTCTACTGGAAGCGGGCGCCGAtccaaggaagaaggataaaaaTGGACGCACAGCGTTGTATTACGCTGAGAACAGTCCCATGGGAGTAGTAGATGCAGAGGAAGTATCCTTGATTCGCAAAGCATTGCAGGACAGTGGTGCCACTGCCGAGGAGATGGCGAAAGGAGTGGAAAAGGTCAAAAACTTTAAACAAGAGCAAATTGAAAGCTCAACCAATAGACGAACCtggaagaaggaagaaaacaatgaggaagacgatgaggatgatgatgagaacGTAATAAACGTAGGTAGGAAGAGGCGTACAGTATCTCCGGATCGTTCTGAGACGAAGCGGCAAACTCCATCAATTCAGCCAGTGAAGTCAACTCTGGCTGAATCGCCTGAGCACATGGAGACACCAGAGGACGTGTCCGAGACGCCTAGTCTAGAACCTGAAACTATCAAGACACAAGAGGAAACACCGGAAGAGAGGGAGCTGCGTTTGaaagctgaggaagagtACATACAACGAAGGCTCCAAaacaagagaaggaaagagCAGGAGCTACTCAAGAAACTGGCGCTTGATGAGgagaagagagagaaagaaagagccGAGCAAAAGATAAAAGAAGCCGAAAAGATGGCAGAGGAAGAGCGATTACGACAAATCGAGCTCGATAATCACGAGAAGGAACTCGAAATACTTCGCAGACGCGAGATACGATCGTTCTACCCTCTGGGACTGAGGCTGATCGATTTCAATGACAAAACAGACCAAGATGATTTTCTACCGACGTACTTTGTGAAGCTTGGTGAGGACCAGTCCAAGTACGTTCTAGATCTGCAGCTTTGCGTCATACTGAAAAACCCAGGGTTCATCTCGCAGCTTGCAAACAGCGAGAAGATCCCGGTTGCTATGAGACACAGAAAACAGCTGTGGAACATCCTGAAGACCACATTCCTATATGGCGGACCCAAGAACAGACATCTGCTCAACTGGGAGGCGCTAAATATCCAATCGCGAATGCATTTCGAACTCCAAGAATACAACAAATTCTCCAGCCTACCCATGAACTGGATCAAGACACAGGACATTCCATTCGATGATCCCGACACAAGACGTCGCGTACAACAAGACATGGTTCAAATAGCACTGGCGGACGACAGCGACGACACTGCTACATCAAACGTACCAAGAGGCTCTGCCAAACCATCTCCGCGTCATGCTACGCACTTGCCCGCACTACCAAACAAGTTCCAGAAAAGACACACAGTGTCCCAACTACTGCAAGACTACAACTGCCAATCATTCTGGTGA
- a CDS encoding uncharacterized protein (ancestral locus Anc_2.258) produces the protein MPAAEQQDIVSKLSERQKLSWSELTDTEKQAAWYISYGEWGPRRPVHGKGDASYIAKGVALGLIFSVGLFAFARQFGGEAPKTMTKEWQLKSDEYLKSKNANPWNGYSQVQSK, from the coding sequence ATGCCAGCTGCTGAACAGCAAGATATAGTGAGCAAACTATCAGAACGTCAAAAGCTTTCGTGGAGCGAGTTGACCGATACCGAGAAGCAGGCTGCTTGGTACATATCCTATGGTGAATGGGGACCAAGAAGGCCAGTTCACGGCAAAGGTGATGCCAGTTACATCGCCAAGGGAGTTGCTCTTGGTTTGATATTCTCTGTTGGCCTGTTCGCTTTTGCCAGACAATTCGGTGGCGAGGCTCCAAAGACCATGACCAAAGAGTGGCAATTGAAGTCTGACGAATACTTGAAGTCGAAGAACGCTAACCCATGGAACGGTTACTCCCAAGTTCAATCGAAATGA
- the HPM1 gene encoding protein-histidine N-methyltransferase (ancestral locus Anc_2.259), whose translation MSFSFGFSSKDFSDDEIDNDGLLAGSEAVSPASSVNPLDDGRLLGKDVVQPQWQNLKAVLDSLKDVRVSFEQFPTPRNSTVLYRRELFDVKHQLMSEAGDGDEDSVELDILMGETSEDLRKNVYEGGLKSWECSIDVVDYLSELKSGLEDIDCVLELGCGTALPTEYIYSMFLQLQPTTDLTFILSDYNRSVLRLVTIPNLIITWAKVVLSEDQYSQLQKCNDETIPVRSDELLLTQQLLDAFYHDMQARKIRINLMSGTWGRSFTNLLAPTLNAHSGILAITSETIYQPENLPVVAETLLDVILANKGSKVKALVAAKNIYFGVGGSMMEFEKYLQKRIQQDCLPIIYHTQKVDAGLKRSIMFIE comes from the coding sequence ATGTCATTCTCGTTCGGATTCTCCTCGAAGGACTTcagtgatgatgaaattgataaTGACGGTCTGCTTGCTGGTTCAGAAGCCgtttctccagcttcttcagtcaACCCGTTAGACGATGGCCGTTTGCTTGGAAAGGACGTTGTTCAGCCCCAGTGGCAAAACCTGAAGGCAGTCCTTGACAGTCTGAAAGATGTGAGAGTGTCCTTCGAGCAGTTCCCGACTCCCAGGAACTCCACGGTGCTGTACAGAAGGGAACTGTTCGATGTTAAGCATCAACTCATGAGCGAAGCTGGCGACGGCGACGAGGATAGCGTAGAGTTAGATATTCTGATGGGCGAGACGTCTGAAGACTTAAGGAAAAACGTCTACGAAGGTGGCCTCAAGTCTTGGGAATGCTCTATTGACGTGGTTGATTACCTGAGTGAGCTCAAGAGTGGATTAGAAGATATTGATTGTGTCTTAGAGCTGGGCTGCGGGACGGCTCTACCGACCGAATACATTTACTCGATGTTTCTGCAACTGCAGCCTACGACAGATCTCACATTCATTCTTTCGGATTACAACAGGAGTGTTTTGAGACTCGTTACGATTCCCAACCTTATCATCACTTGGGCAAAAGTTGTTCTAAGCGAAGATCAATACTCCCAGCTGCAAAAATGCAACGACGAAACAATCCCAGTGAGATCCGACGAGCTGCTTCTAACGCAACAGCTTTTGGATGCGTTTTATCACGACATgcaagcaagaaagatAAGGATCAACCTGATGTCGGGCACTTGGGGCCGCTCTTTCACTAATTTACTGGCACCCACACTGAACGCTCACAGCGGCATACTTGCCATTACGTCGGAAACAATCTACCAGCCAGAAAACCTGCCAGTGGTAGCAGAAACACTCCTAGACGTCATACTGGCCAATAAGGGCTCCAAAGTTAAAGCTCTAGTGGCCGCTAAGAACATCTACTTCGGCGTCGGTGGAAGCATGATGGAATTTGAGAAGTACTTGCAGAAAAGAATACAACAAGACTGCCTGCCCATTATATATCACACTCAGAAAGTGGATGCAGGCCTAAAGAGATCGATAATGTTTATAGAATAG
- the COG5 gene encoding Golgi transport complex subunit COG5 (ancestral locus Anc_2.260): MSEDLEDFEVLLTDDFSSTQFCNDILVTVNGQPGTDELDLGTPLKKLRYDLNEINLMIEETLKNNPTNVIDQMYRGKAVRNVTQRGLASSLEYLDISYQRVQREVIQPFERAQSLQNVLSKVHQTSILLRDGLVVMHLTGRLQMITGRRKPWSIDTMVELAAVYSQIDASLRENANLKSLKLIKQLESDTILPTRKELLSLLSIALTNALTAADENLENQADISKLAEALHTMSSREFTSTVQKAVLSFVAKSIQVLSKTLNSIKNFPLAFGEVVRRGTIIRKIEQVLQNVKFEETNLLAIFISRSTPKSVKPNRLYWEKVSDAFRREFEVSFSRGGPVGKLLSRNSDMIVDTIKQKMTDPHNHGGDPQLVDLMLQSVSIARS, translated from the coding sequence ATGAGTGAGGACCTggaggattttgaagttCTTTTAACCGACGATTTTAGCTCTACACAGTTTTGTAATGATATCTTGGTGACGGTCAATGGACAACCTGGCACCGATGAGCTCGATTTAGGGACTCCACTGAAGAAACTGCGCTATGATTTGAATGAGATCAATTTAATGATCGAAGAGACACTCAAGAATAATCCAACCAATGTAATAGATCAAATGTACAGAGGCAAGGCAGTAAGAAATGTAACCCAGAGAGGCCTGGCTTCAAGCTTAGAGTACCTGGATATTTCATATCAAAGAGTACAGAGAGAAGTGATACAACCTTTTGAGAGGGCACAAAGCTTGCAGAATGTTCTTAGCAAAGTCCATCAGACATCAATCCTCTTGCGTGATGGATTGGTAGTCATGCATCTGACAGGAAGATTGCAGATGATCACTGGGAGACGGAAACCCTGGTCCATTGATACTATGGTCGAATTGGCTGCAGTTTATTCCCAGATCGACGCCAGTTTGAGGGAAAATGCGAATCTGAAGTCACTCAAATTAATCAAGCAATTAGAATCAGACACAATTTTGCCCACTAGAAAAGAGCTTTTAAGCCTGCTGTCTATTGCGCTGACCAACGCTCTGACCGCTGCAGATGAAAATCTGGAGAATCAGGCTGATATATCGAAGCTAGCAGAAGCTCTACACACAATGTCGTCGAGGGAGTTCACCTCTACAGTGCAGAAAGCGGTGCTTTCCTTCGTGGCGAAGAGCATTCAAGTGCTCTCGAAAACATTAAACTCTATAAAAAACTTCCCATTAGCATTTGGTGAAGTCGTGAGGAGGGGAACCATAATTCGCAAGATTGAGCAAGTTTTACAGAACGTGAAGTTCGAAGAAACAAATTTGCTGGCGATTTTTATCTCTAGGTCGACCCCCAAAAGCGTCAAACCAAATCGCCTTTACTGGGAGAAAGTTTCGGATGCCTTCAGGAGGGAATTTGAGGTCTCCTTCAGCCGGGGCGGCCCAGTAGGGAAGCTTTTATCGCGAAATAGCGACATGATAGTCGATACGATAAAGCAAAAAATGACAGATCCGCATAACCATGGCGGCGATCCACAATTGGTCGATCTAATGCTGCAATCCGTGTCGATTGCCCGTTCATAA